The DNA sequence GAAGACCGTCTTCACTCACGCGGCGTCGCTGCATCAGGGTTTCCCCCATTGTGCAATATCCCCCACTGCTGCCTCCCGTAGGAGTCTGGGCCGTGTCTCAGTCCCAATGTGGCCGTTCAACCTCTCAGTCCGGCTACCGATCGTCGCCATGGTGAGCCATTACCTCACCATCTAGCTAATCGGACGCGAGCCCATCAAGAAGCGGATTACTCCTTTCATACCATGAAGATGCCTTCTCGGTATTATATGCGGTATTACCGTCCGTTTCCAGACGTTATTCCCCACTTCTCGGCAGGTTGCTCACGTGTTACTCACCCGTCCGCCACTAAGCCAGCCGGAGTGCAAGCACTCCAAAAGGCTTCGTTCGACTTGCATGTGTTAGGCGCGCCGCCAGCGTTCATCCTGAGCCAGGATCAAACTCTTAATTAATTGGTATATTTAAACTCGCATTACTGCAAGTCCAATATCACTTTCAATCAAGCTTTGTCACCCTTTGCTCTCAAACTTACTAGCGTTCGTTCGTTCGCTTTAGGTTTTTCTTAAAAGAATTTTCTAAGGGCTGTTTCTTTCTTATCAAAACAGCTAATGTTGTTCAATTTTCAAGGTGCTTTCTTTTCTCGCCGCCGTCGCTCTCGCTCGAGACAGCTTAGTTATAATACCATGCCACTCCCTTTATGTCAACACCTTTTTAAAGAAAAATCGTAATTTTTCCAATTTCTTTTTCCCGGCTACAAAATGCGTCTTAAATCCCTACGAAAAACCGCATAATAAAAGGAAACAGCACTTATCCCCTCAAAGAGGTTCGAAATGCTGTTTCTTCTTCAGAAACGATTTTCAGGGCTTTACGCCTGCTCAATGGACACACTGCCGGAGGAAATATCCACCTTTAATCTATGGTAAGGGCCCTCACCTACCTGTGCTGACAGATCGGTTCCCACATGGCGGCTGCTGTTATGAGCGGGGAAATAGGTGGCAATTCTACCTGAACTAGCCTCACCGGTGAAATCCAAGCTTGGTTCGCCCGCTAGTTTAAGAATGCACCGGCCAGACTGAGCGTCTACCGAGACATCCCCTGTAATGTTCATACGTTGAATATCCACGCTGCCTGAACTGAGCTGGATACGCCCTCCACCAGTCAAACCATCCATTTTAACTCGACCGGAGCTAAGATCAATGGAAAAAGTCTCACTGAAAACCGGTGCCATAGCTATATTTCCCGATGAAAGCTCTACCCGCAGCTTTTTAACTGTAAGAGGAAGAGCTGAAACCACCTTGCCGGAACTTAAATCCAGATCAAGACTTTCAAGATTCATTTCATCGTGGATTTCCACCGTTCCGGAACTGAGATCAACCGCCAGCCTGCCGCTATACTGCCGAGGAAGATAAATCTCAATCTGGCTGTCTCTGGGCAGAACATTAAAGAAATCGGAATAATCGGGGCGGGAAATCCGGAGGGTTTTCTGAGATTGGCGAAGCTTTACAGCCTGCGAACGGTCTAAACCCCTTCCATAATGAATCACTCGAAGCTGCGGATCATCAGTTACATAAATATCCACACGGTCGGAGGAGAAATCGGCTACAACCAGATCGATACCCTCCATCTCCTGGCTTAGGTCTGTTAAAAGCTGGGATTCGCCTCGTTGGTATGTGATATTTTCCCGCCAGCTTCCCTCTCCAAGCATAGCCGTGAACGCACCTCCTCCTAGGATAAAAAAAAGCAATGTACCCGTTAAAAAAAGCCCAACCACCGACCAGAGCACAATCTGGGCTATCAGAAGTCGTTTCAATTTGTTACCTCCTTCTGTATTCAAAGACCAGCTTGATAATCCGATTCACCACACCGGCAATGAGAAAAACGATCCAGCCCGGGCTCCAAAGGAAAAAGAAAAAGCCCAGAACGAGATAGACAATGACAGTCAGCGACCAAACCACAGACTGTATGGAACGGATCAGAGATTTTTCTCCCTGCTTTTCTACCTGCCATTCTTTGAATTCTTCTACCATAGTTGCATCCCGCTTCACATATTTGGGCCGGGAAAGAGCATTGTAGATCAGGAGCCCGGTGGCAAAAGCCCACAAAGCAAACATGGGCAGGAAGATCAGGTTGTTCAAATTTAGATAATCGCCGATCATGGGAAAGATCAGGCTTATAATGTATATTCCTACAGCAACAGCTATAAGGAGAGCCGATTTTTTCTGCTGCGCTTCGGCTTTGGTATAATCAAAAGCCACATCAGGTTCTTCAAGGCCGCTGATCAGCTCCTCTACATCGCCGATTCCAGCCAGAACAATGCTCATGGCAATCTCATCTTCTTTTCCCTGCTCCAACAGATCCCGGTAGCGTTCTTCCATATTGGTGATCAGCTCTTCTTTCAGGTCAAAGGCTTTTTTAGTTTTGGGTGCATCTTTGAAAAGGTATTCTACATGGCTTCGAATTTTCTCATTCATACATACAGGCTCCTTTATATCATATAGTATCGGCAAGAGTATTCTTCGCTCTATTATATACTCAATAATAGCTTCAAAACTCTTATGCAATTTTGAAGCCGCAGGCTTTGTCCACAAACACGCATGGCGTGCAGATGAATATAAAGTGGGTATAAACAGCCTATGGCGGTTAACAGCAGCTATAGCAGCCGGTCAAGGATGGCTTTCGCTTCCTCCCAATCCTGCTTATTTTTATGATAAGCGGCCCGGCCTGCACTGGTAATGGTATAGTATCGGCGGC is a window from the Oscillospiraceae bacterium MB08-C2-2 genome containing:
- a CDS encoding DUF4097 family beta strand repeat-containing protein yields the protein MKRLLIAQIVLWSVVGLFLTGTLLFFILGGGAFTAMLGEGSWRENITYQRGESQLLTDLSQEMEGIDLVVADFSSDRVDIYVTDDPQLRVIHYGRGLDRSQAVKLRQSQKTLRISRPDYSDFFNVLPRDSQIEIYLPRQYSGRLAVDLSSGTVEIHDEMNLESLDLDLSSGKVVSALPLTVKKLRVELSSGNIAMAPVFSETFSIDLSSGRVKMDGLTGGGRIQLSSGSVDIQRMNITGDVSVDAQSGRCILKLAGEPSLDFTGEASSGRIATYFPAHNSSRHVGTDLSAQVGEGPYHRLKVDISSGSVSIEQA
- a CDS encoding permease prefix domain 1-containing protein, with the protein product MNEKIRSHVEYLFKDAPKTKKAFDLKEELITNMEERYRDLLEQGKEDEIAMSIVLAGIGDVEELISGLEEPDVAFDYTKAEAQQKKSALLIAVAVGIYIISLIFPMIGDYLNLNNLIFLPMFALWAFATGLLIYNALSRPKYVKRDATMVEEFKEWQVEKQGEKSLIRSIQSVVWSLTVIVYLVLGFFFFLWSPGWIVFLIAGVVNRIIKLVFEYRRR